A section of the Syntrophales bacterium genome encodes:
- a CDS encoding ASKHA domain-containing protein, producing MAEHIIIYEPVGRRGNCQEQESLLACARRLGIGINSICGGAGVCSTCKIRILDGIVSKPTANEVEAFTTEGLQAGWRLACQTYPQSNCKLYIPVESMTSPQRTQLEGIELKVPLAPPVKAYRLSLTEPSLADLRADAGRLLEEINRQAQPTCDILDIDVLRALSPQLRADSWDCQAIVRENEVIAVGSASDRRLGLAVDLGSTKIAAYLVDLSDGKTVTAKGAMNPQISYGEDIVSRITSAIKNPEDLLKMRDLAVEAINRLTAKMCREAGININEVVEAVVVGNTAMHHIFLGLAVKQLALPPFISAVNQPLDLKARDVGIKIAAGAYVHLLPNIAGFVGADHVAMLLATDVWQAKGFVLALDIGTNTEVSLVCNGRIASASCASGPAFEGGHIKDGMRAARGVIERMQIVGDTVHYQTIEGAPPVGICGSGIMDALAQLFKAGIIDKGGRMTADHPRVIINGKQREFVLVSKEERGGSPAITITQNDIRELQLAKAAIRAGIQMLLENQGKREDEIDRVIIAGAFGSYIDVASAITAGMLPALPLERFEQVGNAAGLGAKLALISVTKRAEAKGIAGMINYIELASAPHFNQTFIQANYLGKYRIANGKKEDL from the coding sequence ATGGCAGAACATATAATTATCTATGAGCCGGTAGGACGCAGAGGCAATTGTCAGGAGCAGGAATCTCTTTTGGCCTGTGCCCGCCGTTTAGGGATCGGAATAAACAGCATCTGCGGAGGCGCGGGGGTATGTTCTACCTGTAAAATAAGAATTCTGGACGGAATTGTCTCAAAGCCGACCGCAAACGAGGTGGAAGCCTTTACAACTGAAGGACTGCAGGCGGGCTGGCGTCTTGCCTGCCAGACCTATCCTCAAAGTAACTGCAAACTGTACATTCCAGTTGAATCAATGACATCGCCCCAGCGAACGCAGTTGGAAGGGATAGAATTAAAGGTTCCTTTGGCGCCGCCCGTTAAGGCGTACCGTCTGTCGCTTACGGAACCCTCCCTTGCCGATTTGCGTGCCGATGCCGGGCGCCTGCTGGAAGAAATTAACCGGCAGGCTCAACCAACCTGCGACATTTTGGACATTGATGTTCTGCGCGCATTATCACCGCAGCTCAGGGCCGATAGCTGGGACTGTCAGGCTATTGTCCGCGAAAATGAAGTGATCGCGGTGGGGTCAGCGTCGGATCGTCGGCTGGGGTTAGCCGTAGATTTGGGCAGCACCAAAATAGCCGCTTATCTAGTGGATTTAAGCGATGGCAAAACTGTAACCGCCAAGGGCGCCATGAATCCCCAGATCAGCTATGGGGAAGATATTGTCAGCCGCATCACCAGCGCGATAAAAAATCCTGAAGACTTGCTGAAAATGCGGGATCTGGCTGTGGAGGCAATCAACCGCCTAACTGCCAAGATGTGCCGGGAAGCCGGGATTAATATAAACGAGGTTGTAGAGGCTGTAGTAGTAGGCAACACTGCAATGCACCACATTTTTCTGGGGCTGGCGGTGAAACAACTGGCCTTGCCTCCCTTTATTTCTGCTGTTAATCAGCCCCTGGATCTCAAGGCGCGGGACGTCGGCATAAAAATAGCGGCCGGCGCCTATGTGCACCTGCTGCCGAATATTGCCGGTTTTGTAGGCGCCGACCATGTGGCGATGCTGCTGGCGACGGACGTCTGGCAGGCAAAAGGCTTTGTCCTGGCGCTGGATATTGGCACCAATACGGAGGTTTCTTTGGTATGCAATGGAAGGATAGCAAGCGCATCATGCGCTTCCGGCCCCGCCTTTGAAGGCGGACACATCAAGGACGGCATGAGAGCCGCTCGGGGAGTGATCGAGCGAATGCAGATCGTCGGCGATACGGTTCATTATCAGACCATAGAGGGAGCGCCGCCGGTTGGCATCTGCGGCTCCGGAATCATGGACGCGCTGGCGCAGTTATTCAAGGCTGGAATCATTGATAAAGGCGGCCGGATGACGGCCGATCACCCCCGGGTCATAATAAATGGAAAACAACGGGAATTTGTACTGGTCAGTAAAGAAGAGCGGGGAGGCAGTCCGGCCATTACTATAACTCAAAATGATATCAGAGAGTTACAGTTGGCAAAGGCGGCCATCAGGGCCGGCATCCAGATGCTTCTGGAGAACCAGGGTAAAAGGGAGGACGAGATTGACCGAGTCATTATTGCCGGGGCCTTCGGCAGTTATATTGATGTTGCCAGCGCGATTACCGCCGGCATGCTGCCTGCGCTGCCGTTGGAACGTTTTGAGCAGGTGGGGAATGCCGCTGGTTTGGGGGCCAAGTTGGCCCTGATTTCTGTTACGAAGCGTGCGGAAGCAAAAGGGATTGCCGGCATGATCAATTATATTGAACTTGCCAGCGCCCCGCACTTTAATCAGACGTTTATTCAGGCCAACTATTTGGGTAAATACAGAATTGCAAATGGTAAAAAGGAGGATTTATAA
- a CDS encoding TRAP transporter substrate-binding protein, with product MKKGALLLLFAFVFVFGAYTPAGADVIKLKSANYLPQSHKMSLLGQKFCDEVNKRLAGKVEITYFPGGTLLSPDKMYNGITQGIADMGLSHIAYNTGRFPVTEALQMPLGYPSGWVASMVSSDFYNKFKPKEWEKVHVLYLTMSGPCIIHSVSKPVRTLEDLKGMKIRGTGTLADVLKALGASPVPLAMPDVYESLRRKVLDGVMVDLSVLRQWKFAEVEKYVTANWQLGTGYVFYFVMDQNKWKSLPPEAQKVFTEVAAEISDLQAVLWNDTDVDSRDYFVKNMGGQILPLSDAEAAKWKKAVEPVISDYKKAMQKQGHSAAETDSWMKFIAERIDYWTKQEKKKGIATPFL from the coding sequence ATGAAAAAAGGGGCTTTGCTGTTACTTTTCGCATTTGTCTTTGTTTTTGGGGCTTATACGCCTGCTGGGGCTGACGTAATAAAACTGAAGTCAGCCAATTATCTTCCGCAGTCTCATAAGATGTCGCTCCTCGGGCAGAAGTTCTGCGATGAAGTGAATAAACGTCTGGCCGGCAAGGTGGAGATCACGTACTTCCCGGGCGGAACGCTGCTGTCTCCCGACAAGATGTACAACGGGATAACGCAGGGCATCGCGGACATGGGTTTGTCCCATATCGCATACAACACAGGCCGCTTTCCCGTAACGGAAGCTCTCCAGATGCCCTTGGGCTATCCGAGCGGATGGGTGGCATCCATGGTATCAAGCGACTTCTACAATAAGTTCAAGCCTAAGGAGTGGGAAAAGGTTCATGTGCTTTATCTTACCATGAGCGGCCCCTGCATCATCCATAGCGTCAGCAAACCCGTCAGAACCCTCGAGGACTTGAAGGGCATGAAGATTCGGGGCACCGGAACGCTGGCAGACGTTTTGAAGGCCTTGGGCGCATCGCCTGTTCCTCTGGCCATGCCGGACGTTTACGAGTCGCTCCGAAGGAAGGTCCTCGATGGCGTCATGGTCGATTTGAGCGTTTTGAGACAATGGAAGTTTGCCGAAGTGGAGAAGTACGTCACCGCCAACTGGCAGCTCGGTACGGGGTATGTCTTCTATTTTGTCATGGACCAGAACAAGTGGAAAAGCCTGCCCCCGGAAGCTCAGAAGGTTTTTACCGAGGTAGCGGCGGAGATCTCCGACCTGCAGGCAGTTCTGTGGAACGATACGGATGTTGACTCCCGGGACTACTTCGTAAAGAACATGGGCGGCCAGATTCTGCCCCTCAGCGATGCCGAGGCGGCCAAATGGAAAAAGGCGGTCGAGCCGGTCATCTCCGATTATAAGAAAGCCATGCAAAAGCAGGGACACAGTGCGGCTGAAACCGACAGTTGGATGAAGTTCATCGCAGAACGTATCGACTACTGGACGAAGCAGGAGAAGAAGAAGGGTATTGCAACGCCTTTTCTCTAA
- a CDS encoding TRAP transporter small permease subunit — protein MKTLETWVRRISDILNLIAAAALTFMMFLTVVDVALRAGSQPIIGVYEVVGLTLAIVIGLSLPQVSLDGAHVYMEFGLDLLSPQGQNILKTITRIIGIGLFLFIGYNLLSVGAEFHSSGEVSPTLRLPFFPVAYALAVCCFLQCLVFIIQITTIWGGQHE, from the coding sequence ATGAAAACCCTGGAAACCTGGGTAAGGCGCATCAGCGATATACTGAACCTTATCGCTGCGGCGGCTCTCACCTTTATGATGTTTCTCACCGTGGTTGATGTGGCCCTGAGAGCCGGCAGTCAGCCTATTATCGGGGTTTACGAGGTCGTCGGGCTGACTCTGGCGATTGTGATTGGCCTTTCTCTTCCCCAGGTTTCCCTCGACGGCGCTCATGTTTATATGGAGTTCGGCTTGGACCTGCTTTCTCCCCAAGGTCAGAATATTCTGAAAACAATCACCCGCATAATCGGCATCGGCCTTTTTTTGTTCATCGGGTACAATCTTTTGTCTGTAGGCGCCGAGTTTCACTCATCCGGGGAAGTATCTCCGACACTGAGGCTCCCCTTCTTCCCCGTCGCCTACGCCCTGGCCGTCTGCTGCTTCCTGCAGTGCCTCGTCTTTATAATACAAATAACCACGATCTGGGGAGGACAACATGAATGA
- a CDS encoding TRAP transporter large permease produces MNEVTIGFLGLVTLLLFFATGFELGFSMALVGFAGFAILNGMHGAMNLLGRDIYDVFTNYGYTVFPLFILMGQIGFNAGIAVRLYDSANKFIGHIPGGLAMATVVGATGFKAICGSSAATSATFASFAVPEMNRYKYDIRLSTGIVATVGTLGVIIPPSVTLILLGIITEQSIGQLFLAGMVPGLIIAALFIGIIYGWAKINPQVAPRSERSSWPTRIKSLPEIGWVLLVFLVVVGGIMQGYFTPSEAGAVGTFAVLLLAIAQRDMSFKKYITSLKEALRTAGMLLMLIAGSTVFGHFITVTTIPQHLAEWLVSLPLDRYIILTMIFIAYLIGGSFIDDLAFMILATPIFYPVVLKLGFNPLWFGIVLGVVLMIGVVIPPVAICVFVVKNITKTPIGTIYKGVAPFLISLFAVWGLLYAFPQLVLWLPSVFFNVG; encoded by the coding sequence ATGAATGAAGTCACTATTGGCTTTCTTGGCCTCGTCACGTTGCTGCTCTTCTTTGCGACCGGGTTTGAATTGGGCTTTTCCATGGCTCTGGTGGGCTTCGCCGGTTTCGCGATCCTCAACGGCATGCATGGGGCCATGAACCTCCTCGGCAGAGACATATACGACGTTTTCACAAACTACGGCTACACCGTTTTTCCCCTCTTTATCCTGATGGGACAGATAGGTTTCAATGCGGGCATCGCGGTCAGGCTTTACGATTCGGCTAACAAATTCATCGGCCACATTCCCGGCGGCCTCGCCATGGCTACGGTTGTTGGCGCCACAGGCTTCAAAGCGATCTGCGGCTCCTCGGCCGCCACTTCCGCCACTTTTGCCAGCTTTGCCGTTCCCGAAATGAACCGTTATAAATATGACATCCGGTTATCGACAGGCATTGTGGCAACGGTAGGAACCCTCGGGGTCATCATCCCGCCGAGCGTCACCCTGATACTGCTGGGAATAATAACGGAGCAGTCCATAGGACAGCTCTTCCTCGCCGGCATGGTCCCCGGCCTTATCATCGCAGCCCTTTTTATCGGCATCATTTACGGATGGGCAAAAATCAACCCGCAAGTGGCTCCCAGATCCGAAAGATCCTCGTGGCCCACAAGGATTAAATCCCTGCCCGAAATCGGCTGGGTGCTGCTCGTCTTTCTGGTTGTCGTCGGGGGAATCATGCAGGGCTATTTCACCCCCTCGGAGGCCGGTGCGGTAGGAACATTTGCCGTTCTCCTGCTTGCGATAGCCCAGAGGGATATGTCCTTCAAGAAGTACATCACATCCCTCAAGGAAGCGCTGCGCACCGCCGGCATGCTGCTGATGCTCATCGCTGGCTCCACCGTTTTCGGCCATTTCATCACGGTGACGACTATCCCCCAGCACCTGGCAGAGTGGCTGGTCAGCCTGCCTCTCGACCGCTACATTATTCTAACCATGATTTTTATCGCCTACTTGATAGGCGGCTCCTTTATCGATGATCTTGCCTTCATGATCCTCGCCACTCCGATCTTTTACCCCGTGGTGCTGAAGCTTGGCTTCAACCCCCTGTGGTTCGGCATAGTGCTCGGGGTTGTTCTGATGATCGGCGTAGTCATTCCGCCGGTAGCCATCTGCGTATTCGTAGTAAAAAATATCACCAAGACGCCCATCGGCACCATTTACAAAGGGGTGGCGCCGTTTCTCATTTCCCTTTTTGCCGTCTGGGGCCTCCTCTATGCCTTCCCCCAACTTGTGCTCTGGCTGCCCTCGGTGTTCTTCAATGTTGGATAA
- a CDS encoding cobalamin-dependent protein (Presence of a B(12) (cobalamin)-binding domain implies dependence on cobalamin itself, in one of its several forms, or in some unusual lineages, dependence on a cobalamin-like analog.) produces MAGDLISLMAEFKEDEVLKIVEERLNANEDPAKILDDARSAMEIVGRRFADGEYFIPDLVYSGEILKEVTDLVKPKLKGASEVKRLGKVIVGTVAGDIHDIGKDIVVFMLDVNGFEVLDLGVDVPAEKFIEKIKESGAAIVALSGFLTLSYDSMKATIDAIQGAGLRDKVKIMIGGGQINEDIRKYTSADAYGKDAMAGVKFAKEWTSAA; encoded by the coding sequence ATGGCAGGAGATTTGATCAGTTTGATGGCGGAATTCAAGGAAGACGAGGTGTTAAAGATTGTAGAAGAACGTCTTAACGCCAATGAAGACCCCGCTAAAATTCTGGATGACGCCCGCAGTGCGATGGAGATTGTCGGCAGGCGTTTTGCTGACGGTGAATATTTCATCCCTGATCTGGTTTACTCCGGAGAGATTCTCAAGGAGGTGACGGATCTGGTTAAGCCGAAGCTGAAAGGGGCATCCGAGGTGAAAAGGCTGGGGAAGGTTATCGTCGGCACGGTTGCCGGGGACATACATGACATCGGCAAGGACATCGTTGTCTTTATGCTCGATGTCAACGGCTTTGAGGTTTTGGATCTGGGCGTGGATGTGCCGGCGGAGAAGTTTATCGAAAAGATCAAAGAGAGCGGTGCAGCGATTGTTGCTTTAAGCGGTTTTCTGACGCTTTCCTATGACTCGATGAAGGCGACGATTGACGCCATCCAAGGAGCCGGCCTGCGCGACAAGGTGAAGATCATGATCGGCGGCGGCCAGATTAATGAAGATATAAGAAAATATACCAGCGCGGATGCCTATGGGAAGGATGCCATGGCCGGGGTGAAGTTTGCCAAGGAGTGGACGAGCGCCGCATAA
- a CDS encoding uroporphyrinogen decarboxylase, translated as MEKQWKDLSADEKQEAMFDSWLSPKGVKFVNPEAEKLYKERVTRFKDAIQLRKKPDRVPVFPNTNFFPALYSGITPQEAMYDYDKLYAAYKKYVLDFAPDAHGGAGLPGPGRMFEILDYKLYNWPGHGVDPRYTYQAVEREYVNPDEYDKLIADPAAFFTNTYLPRIMGALDGFKLLPPLTGIIELPFTGPNIAHYGLPEVQASLEKLMEAGREALKWFNRMHEFDREMASLGFPCFFGGFTKTPYDIIADTLRGTKGAIMDVYRQPAKLLEALEALTPIAINMGTSVSKLSGNPIVFIPLHKGADGFMSDAQFKKFYWPTFRKLLMGLIEEGCVPFSYVEGSFNTRLEVIKDVPKGKVIWCFDLTDMAKAAEILGDTECIAGNMPVVALNVATPQEVKDLAKGLIDTVGKNGGYIMSTGVALDEAKPENVKAMVDFTKEYGIYK; from the coding sequence ATGGAAAAGCAATGGAAGGATCTGTCCGCGGATGAAAAACAGGAGGCGATGTTTGACTCCTGGCTTTCGCCTAAGGGCGTGAAGTTTGTAAATCCTGAAGCCGAGAAGCTCTACAAGGAAAGGGTGACGCGCTTTAAAGATGCTATCCAGTTAAGGAAAAAACCGGACAGGGTTCCGGTTTTTCCCAATACCAACTTTTTCCCGGCACTTTATTCCGGCATTACCCCGCAAGAGGCGATGTATGACTACGACAAACTCTATGCAGCGTATAAAAAATATGTGCTCGACTTCGCCCCGGATGCTCATGGCGGGGCCGGCCTGCCCGGTCCCGGAAGAATGTTCGAGATTCTGGACTATAAGTTATACAACTGGCCCGGGCACGGGGTTGATCCCCGTTATACATATCAGGCTGTTGAGCGGGAATATGTGAATCCCGATGAATATGACAAATTGATCGCCGATCCCGCTGCATTCTTCACCAATACATACCTTCCCCGCATCATGGGGGCGCTGGACGGCTTTAAGCTTCTGCCGCCGCTTACTGGCATCATAGAACTGCCGTTCACCGGTCCCAATATAGCGCATTACGGTTTGCCGGAGGTGCAGGCTTCCCTTGAGAAACTTATGGAAGCGGGACGCGAGGCGCTGAAATGGTTTAACCGCATGCATGAATTCGACAGAGAAATGGCTTCCTTGGGATTCCCCTGTTTCTTCGGCGGCTTTACCAAAACTCCTTATGACATCATCGCCGATACCCTCCGGGGAACCAAGGGCGCCATCATGGACGTTTACCGTCAGCCGGCCAAACTGCTCGAAGCGCTCGAGGCGTTAACCCCGATTGCGATTAACATGGGTACATCCGTGTCAAAATTGAGCGGTAATCCTATAGTATTCATCCCCTTGCACAAGGGCGCTGATGGATTCATGTCCGATGCGCAGTTCAAAAAATTCTACTGGCCCACCTTCCGAAAGTTATTGATGGGCTTGATCGAAGAGGGCTGCGTGCCGTTTTCATACGTTGAGGGGAGCTTCAACACCCGGCTGGAGGTTATCAAAGATGTCCCCAAGGGCAAAGTTATCTGGTGTTTCGACTTGACGGATATGGCCAAAGCAGCGGAAATACTCGGCGATACGGAATGTATTGCCGGAAATATGCCGGTTGTCGCATTAAATGTAGCTACCCCTCAGGAAGTAAAAGACCTTGCGAAAGGGTTGATTGACACAGTGGGTAAAAACGGAGGCTACATCATGTCAACCGGGGTAGCGCTCGATGAGGCAAAGCCTGAGAACGTAAAAGCGATGGTTGACTTCACGAAGGAGTACGGCATATACAAATAA
- a CDS encoding FAD-binding protein, translating into MEQQTIKADVLCIGAGIAGLMAGIRASELGAKVIIIDKAGNPIRSGCSGMGNDHFQCYIPEVHGPDIEAHINEFQHSQQGSLRNRDFIRTWLETSFEIVKLWDNWGIPMKYQGKWEFAGHALPDGLLTHLHYAGLDQKKILVEQARQRGATIMGGLTGYELLHNNGIISGALAIDKADPRAIVFEAPAVILGTGGASRIWPSSTPAYMFNTRRSPINVGDGRAMAYRAGADLASLELEMYRCGPKYLARAGKATWVGVCRDGDGKAVGPFVSRPDTKYGDPIVDVYQGIFADYARQGKGPIYMDCKGLTDDEYAYMVHWMKNEGFRAILDEMDKEGLDFRNNVFEFGTYELTPRGGVLYNQKGETSLRGLYAAGDEFTGGISGAAVFGWIAGESASKYSSNAKLQGLEGVKEYVSERIGFLEEILTRKTGPDWQESNIALQQLMEDYCGSLRSEKSLTAGLMYLTRLKDKVHKTLVARNQHELMRCIEVLNIIDLGELIMTAALERRESREAHRRADYPYANRMLEKLLVVNKKAGKPVASWRVIGQS; encoded by the coding sequence ATGGAACAGCAGACAATCAAAGCAGATGTATTGTGCATAGGCGCCGGAATAGCGGGGCTCATGGCCGGAATTCGGGCCAGCGAGCTCGGAGCCAAGGTAATTATCATCGACAAGGCCGGCAATCCCATCCGGAGCGGCTGTTCTGGTATGGGGAATGATCACTTTCAGTGCTATATTCCGGAGGTTCACGGTCCGGACATCGAAGCGCATATAAACGAGTTTCAACACTCTCAGCAAGGTTCACTGCGAAACAGGGATTTTATCCGCACCTGGCTGGAAACTTCCTTTGAGATAGTAAAGCTCTGGGACAACTGGGGCATCCCCATGAAGTACCAGGGTAAGTGGGAATTTGCCGGACACGCTTTACCGGACGGGCTGCTGACACATCTGCACTATGCCGGTCTGGATCAGAAGAAAATCCTCGTAGAGCAGGCGAGGCAGCGAGGCGCGACAATAATGGGAGGCCTCACTGGTTATGAGTTACTGCACAATAACGGGATAATCAGTGGCGCCTTAGCCATTGATAAAGCAGACCCCAGGGCGATAGTGTTCGAAGCGCCGGCAGTAATCCTAGGGACCGGCGGCGCCTCAAGGATATGGCCATCATCCACCCCCGCCTATATGTTCAATACGCGCCGTTCACCCATCAATGTGGGCGACGGGCGGGCAATGGCGTATCGGGCAGGCGCCGACCTTGCCAGTCTTGAACTGGAAATGTACCGCTGTGGCCCCAAATATCTGGCAAGAGCAGGAAAAGCAACATGGGTAGGCGTATGCCGCGACGGAGACGGCAAGGCGGTAGGACCCTTTGTTTCCAGGCCGGACACGAAGTATGGAGATCCAATCGTGGATGTGTATCAGGGTATATTTGCCGATTATGCCAGACAGGGCAAGGGCCCTATTTACATGGACTGCAAAGGACTGACAGATGATGAATATGCGTATATGGTTCACTGGATGAAAAATGAGGGTTTCCGGGCCATATTAGACGAAATGGACAAGGAAGGATTGGATTTTAGAAACAACGTCTTTGAGTTCGGAACCTATGAACTTACACCCAGAGGCGGGGTTTTATACAATCAGAAGGGTGAAACCTCCTTGAGGGGGCTCTATGCTGCCGGGGATGAATTTACCGGAGGAATATCCGGGGCGGCGGTATTCGGCTGGATTGCCGGGGAGAGCGCGAGCAAATATTCCAGCAATGCAAAACTGCAGGGATTGGAAGGTGTGAAGGAGTATGTCTCAGAAAGGATTGGTTTTCTTGAGGAAATTCTCACAAGGAAGACAGGTCCCGACTGGCAGGAGAGCAACATTGCCCTGCAGCAACTGATGGAAGACTATTGCGGCAGTCTCCGTTCGGAAAAATCCTTGACGGCAGGCCTGATGTATCTGACGAGATTAAAGGATAAGGTGCACAAGACACTCGTCGCGCGAAACCAGCATGAGCTGATGCGTTGTATTGAGGTGCTCAATATCATAGACTTGGGCGAGCTGATAATGACAGCGGCTCTGGAGAGAAGGGAGTCAAGAGAGGCGCACCGCCGTGCCGATTACCCATATGCTAACAGAATGCTGGAAAAACTGCTGGTAGTGAATAAAAAAGCAGGAAAACCAGTTGCCAGCTGGAGAGTGATAGGACAGAGTTAA
- a CDS encoding TRAP transporter fused permease subunit produces MEEKSGNSFRQLTGITKIFADIILTLMPIIGITGVLDLPSYFHITIHSSQYVALIFGLVLASAFLIAPAGKAQVVDNRLPWYDLVFAIISVAAGLYVAINYQAIMVDVGIVMTHRIVLGVCTVLLTIEASRRIVGLPFILIIIFFLFYALFSSYFPGDMATKSISYGNLAVYLYLDPQGIIGLPMEISASLVLVYLLFGQAINSVGVNRLFNDLAFALLGKYRGGPAKVAVLSSALFGMISGSAVANVATTGVFTIPLMKKTGYKAYFAGAVEAVASTGGQIMPPIMGASAFIMATFIGEPYAAIALAAVIPAILYYLSVFIQIDLRAGKDKLVGFPESELPKLRQVLKDNWPFTIPFLVLVYTLFVMWMEAETAGILSAFVTVILGFVLSKRTGFTLGKIVTIFRDSGRALLEVGVAAAGAGIIIGVLSITGLAYTFSSVLVHLAGGNMFLLFLLAAVGATILGMGMTVVASYLLMVVLVAPALTAMGVPPLLAHFFVFYYGVLSFLTPPVCLAAYAAASIAGANMMQTAVQSMKLGIAAYLVPFFFIYRPGLLLMGKPADIIQACIVATIGVCFFSIGLEGFLFRNLQPWKRAFIITGGLFLFSPGLITDAIGLCLGFPIIFFEWRSRKAIN; encoded by the coding sequence ATGGAAGAGAAGAGCGGAAACAGCTTTCGGCAATTGACAGGCATAACGAAAATCTTTGCTGACATTATCCTGACGTTGATGCCGATAATAGGGATAACAGGCGTATTGGATCTGCCTTCCTATTTCCATATCACCATTCATTCGTCGCAATACGTCGCCCTCATATTCGGATTAGTGCTCGCCTCCGCTTTCCTCATTGCCCCGGCTGGGAAGGCGCAAGTCGTTGATAACAGATTGCCGTGGTACGATCTTGTCTTCGCAATAATCTCCGTGGCGGCAGGACTCTACGTGGCAATAAATTATCAGGCCATCATGGTCGATGTGGGTATTGTAATGACTCACAGAATTGTCCTCGGCGTCTGCACGGTGCTTCTCACGATAGAGGCATCAAGAAGAATCGTGGGGCTGCCGTTTATTCTTATTATTATTTTTTTCCTGTTCTACGCCCTCTTTTCTTCCTATTTCCCGGGCGATATGGCGACAAAGAGCATCAGCTATGGCAATCTTGCCGTTTATCTCTACCTGGACCCTCAGGGGATTATCGGCCTTCCCATGGAGATCAGCGCCTCTCTGGTCCTTGTTTATCTGTTATTTGGACAGGCTATCAACAGCGTCGGCGTCAACCGGCTTTTCAATGATCTTGCCTTTGCCCTTTTGGGAAAATACCGGGGCGGGCCGGCAAAAGTCGCTGTCCTGTCATCTGCCCTCTTCGGCATGATCTCCGGCAGTGCTGTCGCCAATGTGGCCACTACCGGGGTATTCACCATTCCCCTTATGAAAAAAACTGGCTACAAGGCGTACTTTGCCGGCGCAGTTGAGGCTGTCGCCAGCACGGGCGGCCAGATCATGCCCCCCATTATGGGAGCTTCCGCTTTCATCATGGCGACATTCATCGGCGAACCGTATGCAGCCATTGCCCTGGCAGCGGTGATCCCCGCAATTTTATACTACTTATCCGTATTCATCCAGATAGACCTGAGGGCCGGAAAAGATAAACTCGTCGGTTTTCCCGAGAGTGAGCTTCCCAAATTGAGACAGGTTCTTAAAGATAACTGGCCCTTTACAATTCCCTTTCTGGTGCTCGTTTACACGCTTTTCGTCATGTGGATGGAGGCTGAGACTGCCGGGATTTTAAGCGCCTTCGTAACGGTGATCCTCGGATTTGTATTGTCAAAGCGCACCGGCTTTACGTTGGGGAAGATTGTCACAATATTCAGGGATTCGGGGCGGGCCCTGCTCGAGGTTGGAGTGGCGGCGGCCGGCGCGGGCATTATTATCGGCGTTCTCAGTATAACCGGACTTGCCTACACCTTCTCTTCCGTACTTGTCCATCTGGCGGGGGGGAACATGTTCCTGCTCTTCCTCCTTGCGGCCGTCGGGGCCACCATTCTGGGAATGGGAATGACCGTGGTTGCCTCCTATCTGCTGATGGTCGTCCTTGTTGCCCCGGCCCTGACCGCAATGGGGGTGCCTCCGCTGCTGGCCCATTTTTTCGTTTTCTATTACGGGGTTCTTTCTTTTCTTACGCCTCCGGTATGCCTTGCCGCCTACGCTGCCGCTTCAATAGCCGGAGCCAACATGATGCAGACAGCCGTTCAATCCATGAAGCTGGGGATAGCTGCATATCTTGTCCCGTTTTTCTTTATATATAGACCGGGCCTTCTTCTGATGGGAAAACCGGCGGATATAATACAAGCCTGTATAGTCGCAACCATCGGGGTATGTTTCTTTTCCATAGGACTCGAGGGCTTTTTGTTCCGAAATCTTCAGCCGTGGAAAAGGGCTTTCATCATCACGGGAGGCCTTTTTCTGTTTTCTCCCGGGCTTATAACGGATGCTATTGGCTTGTGCCTGGGGTTCCCGATTATTTTCTTCGAATGGCGCTCCCGAAAAGCTATTAATTAA